The Desulfatirhabdium butyrativorans DSM 18734 DNA window TTTTCGGCATCCGTTCGGTAGATGGGCAGCAGCACCACATGGGCGGAGGCGATTTTGGGCGGCATCACCACACCGTTGTCGTCCCCGTGGGTCATGATGAGCCCGCCGATCAGCCGGGTGCTCGCTCCCCAGGACGTTGTCCAGGCGTATTGCTCGGTTTCCTCGCGGCTCTGGAATCGAATACCGGATGCCTTGGCGAAATTCTGGCCCAGGAAATGGGACGTTCCTGCCTGGAGGGCTTTCCGATCCTGCATCATGGCCTCGATACACTGCGTTTCGACGGCTCCCGGAAAAGTTTCGGCCGGCGATTTCCGGCCCCGGATGACGGGGATCGCCAGATAGTCTTCGACGAATGTGGCATAGATATCGAGCATCAAGCGGGTTCTTTCCCGGGCTTCCGCTTCCGTAGCATGAGCCGTATGACCTTCCTGCCAGAGAAATTCGCTGGTTCGCAGGAATATCCGGGTACGCATCTCCCAGCGCACGACGTTGCCCCACTGATTGAGCAGCATCGGCAGATCCCGATAACTGCTGATCCATTTGGAGAAGGCATCGCCGATAATGGTCTCGGAAGTGGGCCGGACGATGAGCGGCTCGGTCAGCTCCGCAGCCGGGACGAGCCCTCCTGCGGCATTCTTTTCGAGTCGGTGATGCGTGACCACCGCGCATTCGGTGGCGAACCCTTCGACGTGATCCGCTTCTTTCTGGAGGAAACTTAAGGGGATGAACAAGGGGAAATAGGCGTTCTTCACACCCGTCGCCTTGAACATCTCGTCCATCACCCGCATGATGTTTTCCCAGAGCGCGTATCCCCAGGGTTTGATCACCATGCACCCGCGGACAGGGGATTTTTCCGCCATGTCCGAAGCCTTCACCACCTGCTGATACCATTCCGGATAATCTTCCTGCCTTGTGGGCGATATCGCCGCTTTCTCGGATGCCGAGCTCATACCTTTCCTTTCTCAAACGATCGAATTTCTTCCAGCAACTGCGCTACCAACTGATTTTCGGGGATTTTGCGTACCACGCGGCCTTTCCTGAACAGGATGCCCACACCTTCGCCTCCGGCAATGCCGATATCGGCTTCGCGCGCCTCTCCCGGGCCGTTGACCACACAGCCCATGATAGCCACCTTGATGTCGAGGGTGGACGTCAAAAGGGCCTGCTCCACCTCTTCGGCGATCCGGAACAGATCGATGCGGCATCTGCCGCAGGTGGGGCAGGAGATGATTTCCGGGCCGCGCCTTCGGATATCGAGCGCCCGGAGGATTTCATAGGCGACGCGCACCTCCTCGACCGGGTCCCGCGTCAGCGAAACGCGGAACGTATCGCCGATGCCCTCCAGCAGCAGGCTGCCGATGCCCAGGGCGGATTTGACGATGCCGCTGAAAAGACCGCCCGCCTCGGTAACCCCCAGGTGCAGCGGCAGATCGCTCTGTTGCGAAAGGAGCCGGTAGGCGGCTATGGTGCGTTTGACATCCGATGCCTTGAGGGAAACCTTGATCTGATGAAAATCCATCGATCGGAGCAGGTCGATATGCCGCAGGGCGCTCTCCACCATGGCTTCCGCAGTGGGGCTGCCGCAGCTTTTGAGGATATCCTTTTCGAGGGAACCGGCGTTGACCCCGACCCGGATGCAGGCGTTATGGTTTTTGGCCGCCTCGACCACCTTCCGGATTTTGGATTTTCCGCCGATGTTTCCCGGGTTGATCCGAAGCCCGTCGGCCCCGGATTCGAGCGCCTGGATGGCCAGCCGATGATCGAAATGGATGTCTGCGATGAGCGGAATCGAAATGGCCTGCCGAATCTTGCGAATGGCCCTGGCTGCCGCTTCGTCCGGAACGGCTACTCGGATGATCTCACACCCTGCGGCTTCGAGCCGATGGATTTGTGCTATGGTGGTTTCCACGTCCTGGGTGGGGGTGTTGGTCATCGACTGCACGGCAATGGGGGCCATGCCGCCCACGGGAACATTGCCTACATGAACGGTTTGGGTAGATTTTCGTTGAATTTGCATCTGCATACATGTAATGACGGGGAAAAGGTACGCGTCTTTCAAACCACATTTTGACAGCACCATAACACGTTTTCCATCGGGTTTCCATATCATTCATCACGATAGGATGAGGTGCGAACCATCCGAAAACCCTTTGCAGTGCCTGCTCGATCCGTCAATCTTGCCAGAGGGGATTGGAAAGGAGAAGCTCATGAAAGAGAAGAGAAACAAGATCGATCCCGGCAGCATCCAGCCGGAACTCAAGCGACTGCTGCAGGAACGGGCCGGCAGCGGCAGCATCGCCTGTGCCAGTCTGTTCGCTGACGTCGTCTCTGCGGGATTTTCCCCCAGCGAAGTGGGGCTTGCACTCGATGCGCTCGAATTGCGCATCAGCCACTGCCAGCTCGGGCTTTTCGGCTACCAGCCGGAAAAAAAGAAGGTTCATCCATTGCCATCCGTGGAGCCCCAATTGAAGCAGGAAATCGAGCGGGTTCAGCAGGATGGCCGGATCATTTGCAGCGATGCCTGGGCGATTGCGCAGACATGCCATGTGCCCAAGTTGCATGTGGCCTGCGCCTGTGAAACACTGGGCGTCCGAATCAAATCCTGCCAACTGGGAGCTTTTGAATGACACAGCGGGACGATCGACCGATGCGGTTTTCGATAGATCCGGGCCGCCCGATTCTCGTGCTTTCCGATACCCATGGCAGGCTCTCCGATGCCGTGATCCAGAAGCTGTTGGGCGCTCAGCTGATTCTTCATGCAGGCGATATCGATACGGCTGAAACCCTCGCGGAAATTGAGGCCATCGGCCCTGTGGTCGTGGCCAGGGGCAACATGGATCTCGGTGGCTGGGCGCGGGAAATTCCTGCCGTACGGGTGCTTGTCGTCAACGATTACTGCATCCGGATCGTCCACAACCTGGCCCATTTGGGCGAGCTGGATCGCGGCGAAGCTGTCGATCTCGTCGTCCATGGGCATACCCACACCCCCGCCATCGAAACCGACAACCATACCCTGATCGTTAACCCGGGAAGCGCTTCCCTGCCCAAACTCGGCATGACGCCCTCTCTGATGCGGATCTGGCTGCGGGAAAACGGGCTTGAAGCCGAGTTGGTGGTGCCATGAGTTCCGGCCTATCGCTTCCCTTGCCCGCAGGCCGGTTCTCCGGAGGGGAGCCATTGAGCATTCTGGTGGTCGATGACAATCCGGTAACGCGGAGCGTTTTGGCGCTGAAACTGAGGCAATGGGGCTATCGGGTTGCGGAAGCGGAAAATGGCATATCGGCATGGGAACTGCTTCAATCTTCGCCGATCCAGATGGTGATCACCGACTGGATGATGCCCGATATGGACGGCATGGCACTCAGCCGCAGGATTCGTGAGGAAATCACCTCCCGCTATACCTATATCATCGTCGTCAGTGCGCTCGATTCCAAGCCCGACATATTAAAGGGATTGCAGGCAGGTATCGACGATTATCTGGTCAAGCCGATCGACTTCGATCATCTCCAGGCCCGGATGGCCATCGGGAAGCGGATTCTCGATCTCGAAAAGGGACTTCTGGTCCAAAATGAATTGATTCAGCAGAACTATTTTCAGACCATCCGCATGGTTACCCACCTGATGGAAGCCTTTGACGAAGAGCTGGGCGGGCATTGTCGCAGGGTGGGCCAGTTGGCCCGGACAATTGGCCAAATGCATCCCGATGTGCACGAAGCCGATCTGCCCGTACTGGAGGCTGCTGGATTTTTGCACGATATCGGTATGATCGGGCTTTCGAAAGCGATTGTCGGCAAACGGGAGACGGAAATGACCGGGGAGGAGAAAATCCTCTATCGCGCGCATCCCGTCCAGGGAGAGTTGATCCTGTCGGAGATCGAATCGCTGAAGCCGATTTCCCGGCTGGTCCGGCATCACCATGAACAAATCAACGGGAAAGGGTTTCCGGACGGTCTGAAAGGGGAAACGATTCCGGTTCTGGCCAGAATCATCTCGGCCGCTTCGATCTACGACAGCCTGTGCCACAAGCGGAAGGTTCCTATCGAGAATATTCCCGAGCATCTGATGATGCTCAAAGGCTATCGTATCGAGCCCAGGCTCATCGATATGCTGCTCGAGGTTAACAGGCAGCGGATTGTTCGGGAACAGAATGCGTCCGTGCTGGAATTACCGATTGACGAGCTCAAGGAAGGAATGGTTTTGGCCGATCATATCCGTAGGCCGAACGGTGCACTCGTTCTATCCAAGGATACGCGGTTGAGCGCCTTCACGATAGAAACGTTGAAACGGTTTGTGGAGCTGGCCGCCATCGAAAGCGCCGTTTCGGTGTATCGCATGTTGCCTTGAACAGGGTGATGCGTGACGAATGTTAGGCGACCGATTGTGCATCCTGGGATTTCATTCCCGAGTTGAGGAAGGGGAGGGGTGATTATCGCTGGCTCCCTTATCCTTTTTCCCTGATTTGGATTTTCACGATAATCCCCCATGCAACCGGGGTTTCACCCCGATGAATGATCGTCGCAGGGTCGACTTTCATAGGGATGTTCATGGCGAGGGTCGCCGCCCCGGAGATGAAGATGTCAAGGCAGACGATAAGGCCACAAAATCAAAACGTTCCCATCCACCCCTTAACCCTTAAAACTTAACCCTGAATTCGTATTTATACGATAAAGGTAAGGATTGCATGGATATTGCAACCGTCATCGGTTTGGTCAGTGGTACCATCCTGGTTGTCGCAGCGGTTATGGTAGGCGGAAAACCGGCCTTGTTCCTCGATATTCCGAGCCTGCTGATTGTCGGAGGAGGCACCATTGCCACGACCTTCATTCGTTTTTCGATGAAGGATGTGTTCAATTCGGTGAAGGTCGCCATGAAAGCTTTTATCTACCAGATACCGCCCGTGGATGAAGTGGTCAGGCAGATGGTTCGGTATGCCCAGATTGCCAAAAAGGAAGGGTTGATCGCGCTCGAAAACCAACGGCCGGCCGACGATTTTATGGCCAAGGCGCTACGGTATCTGGCAGACGGTTATGATGAGGGATTGATCGAAGACATGCTCGAAAAGGATATCCGCCTTACGGTCGAGCGGCACACCATCGGGCAAAACGTTTTCAAGAGTATGGCTTCTTCCGCGCCTGCTTTCGGCATGATCGGCACACTGATCGGTCTGGTTCAGATGCTTTCTTCCTTGTCTGAACCGAGTACACTGGGTCCTTCCATGGCATTGGCTCTGCTGACGACCCTGTACGGGGCCTTGATCGCTTATCTGGTTTGTATTCCCATCGCCGACAAGCTGGCCATGCGCAGCAAGCAGGAACAATATATCAAGAAGATTATCCGGGAAGCCGCCATATACATGTGTCAGGGGATTACCCCCCTCGTACTGGAGGAATCGCTCAAAATTTATCTTTCGCCCAAGGATCGGGACAAGATCAATTACTATCGTGTCAAACCATGATCGATGTCGCCTTGATGACGCCGTGTCGCAAGTTTCCCCCCTGATGGCGATGCATGCATTGCGCCCGATGACTCGAGCGCAATGAAATAAGGGGTTTTGTTCAGATACCCGATCAAAATCCGGGTGGTCCGCGAGAAACCAACTGATGAAAAACGAAGAAGAATTTCAGCGACAGGAAGAGGGAGCATCACCGCAATGGATCGTGACGTTTGCGGATCTGATGAATTTGCTGCTCTGTTTTTTTATTCTGTTGTTGTCTTTTTCCGAAACCGACAGGGCAAAGTACAAACAGGTTGCCGGTTCCATGAAGGAGGCATTTGGTGTTGTCAAGGAAAGCGGCAAGACCGCCTCTCCAGAAGGAGGCAGCATTGTCGGCCGAGAGTTAGATCGTCCAATTCAGACGGAGCGCTATCAATCCGGTGACCGGGTTGTGAAGAATTTTGATGAATCGGTGGTTGCAGAAAAGACCAGGGATCTCTCCCGGTATGTCGAGACCGAATCCAAGGGCAACAAGTTCATCATTCGGCTTCAGGGAGAGCCGACCTTCGAATCCGGCAGTGCGGTCATCCGCCCGGAAATGATTCCCGTGCTGCGAAAAGTGGGCGAAGTGCTGAAATATGCCAAGGGGGATGTCATCGTGGCGGGGCATACCGATAACGTGCCCATTCACAGCAGCATCTATCCATCCAATCTGGAATTGTCTGTTTCAAGGGCGGTTTCGGTTTCCCAGTTCATGATATCGAACAACTACATCCAACCGGGCAGACTTTCCACCATGGGGTTCGGGGAGTATCGGCCCATCGCCTCCAACGATACGAGCGAAGGCAGGGCCAGGAATCGCCGGGTGGAAATCATTGTGACGGATCTGTTCTCCTGAGCCCAGCGTTTTGTCCTGCCTGTTTCTGCGCAATGACCAGCGCCCCGATCAGCGCCACCAGAAGCAGCAACGATGCGATTTCGACGGAAAGCCACTCGGAACCGAACAAATGAAGGCTGAATTCGGCAGGGTCCGCCTGGGCTGCAGTGAGGACTTTTCCGGCATCGGGTGATCGAATCAGGAGCAGGAAACCGGCAATTCCTGCGCCAAAGGCGATCATGGCGGCTGCGCCCCATTGGCGAAGCGGGAAAAGACGCCGCTTCGATGATGCCACATCCATCATCATGACGACAAACAGGAAGAGCACCATGATGGCGCCCGCATAGACGATGAGCTGCAGCGCAGCCAAGTATGGGGCGCCCAGCAGATAAAAGAGCATGGCGGTTCCGAAGAAGGATATCACCAGATACAGAACGGCATGTACCGGGTTTCGCCGCGTGATGGCAAGGGCCGTCGTAAAAACAATCAGTCCGGCGATCACATAAAAGAGGATGGTCAGCAGGCTCATGGTTTTTTGTCCTTTACCTGAAAAGGCAAGTGCAAGTGGGCGGCTTCGAGCTGAGTGGGCTAACGTTATTCCCAATGCCATTGACGGAAGCGATTCATCCGATTCCTATTGGTTTTAACTGCCCCCCCGGCATAAGCCGGAATCCATGCATTATAAAGCGTTATGGCCCCCTCCTGCCAGCGGCAGGATTTCGCCGGAATGACATCGAAGAACTTTTGCAATCGCCTCCGGGAATCGGGGCATTTTGGTATGGTGGTTTTGATCAATATGTCCTCTCATTCCCCACTTTCATGGCTCATAAAGGGCTGGCGCCATGACAAACCGCCTGATGGCGATGATCCGTTCGGTGCAGGCGACAGCAGGCGCCACGGTCTTGTGCGTTTCCATTTGTGTTTCTTCGATTACGCCGGTCCATGTCGAACGCCTTTTTCGATCGGATGGGCGCAGGCGCAAAACCGCCGACGATCCAAAGAAGTGCTTTCCGGTTGTCAGACAAAATATTCCGGTTCCCGCCGTATACCGCCAAAGGTGCGTTCCAGTTCGTGCTTGTGCCATAAATAATGTTCATCATCGAAATATTTCGCGCCGACCGGGCAGTATTTGACACAGGCGCAACACTTGATGCAGATACCCGTGATCCTGGAAACATCCGATGCATCAATCGAGCCCATGGGGCAAACTTCGGCACAGTGCTTGCAATCGATGCAGTCACTGCTTGTTTTCGGAACGACCTTCAGAATGCTGACGAAGTGACCGTTTTGATCTTTTGGTCGGTAATATTCCCTGTATGGGTGATTTCCTTTTACGGCGACAGTCGATTTTTCACCCGGTGTACGCATCTTGTCCGCTATTTTGGAAGCAAAATCGGCCGCCGCAGCCAGATCGTGCGCATCGGGTCTGCCTGCCCCGAGTGTCGTTGAAAAGGAATGCTCGCCAATAAATGCGCCGCCGGCGATCACCTGGAAACCGTTCGATGTCAGAATGTCCCTGAATTCGATCAGTGCATCGTCATAATCCCGGTTTCCGTATAAAACAACGGCGACAGCGGTTGCCCCGTTCCCGGAAAGGGTGTTCAGGAATTTGAGCAATACATTTGGTACACGCCCTGCGTAAACCGGAACGCCTGCAACAACCATGTCGTCTGCGCCAAAGGAGATGGGGGCTTTTCGACCTTCCGGCAGTGTAATGTCGATATGGCTAATCTCCAGGTTCTCCATGTATGTTAATGAAATGTTATCGGCAATGGTCTTTACAATTTTCTCGGTTGTCCCTGTCGGGCTGAAATACAGCGTGTTGATTTTCCGATTCATCCAAAGAGCTCCGTTGTTGGAAATGCATGTTGCCTTTGAACGGCATGAACTGCGATTTTCGTCAATGTCATCTGCCAGCGGGAGACCGCCGGCAGATCAGAATATCTTGAACAGAAGCCAAATCACGACAATTACCAACAGCCAGCCGATAATGCCGCCTCCGCGGGAGCCTGACGCAGCAGATCTGCCGTTAGGCCATCGCTCCGATTCGGAATAGGAAATTCCGGTTCCCGGGAGCCCTACAGTTGTTCTCGTTCCGCGTGAGCTGAAATTTACGGTCGCGCCCCTGGTTCCCACCGAGAGACTGGCCCCTTTCTTTGCGAGATTGATCCGGATGCCCGGCGCAATTCGAATACTCTTGCGAAAACGAAATCCCATAGCGTTTCCGGTTCCTTTCGTTGTCCATGTTGAGTCGATATCCAATCCGGATTAACAGATGTCCAAATTGTCCCTGCATTGAACAGAGCGACATAGACCCGTTTTTAAGTGCCCCTGCTGTCAAACCCCGATGACTATTCTTGGTTTTCGTTATCCTATACTGGAATCGGGGTAACTTACCTTTTTGGAAAGGGCTAGCAGTAACTTTCATCAGGAGGCTTGAAACTTTATGAAATAATTTGGATTTTTTTCAAGCATATTCAATGCTAACGCACCCCTACGCCCTGAAAAATATGCATCGCGTTGATCCTTCTCTTGCAACCCCTTCCTAAAAAGACATTTCCTTGTATAAAGGAGCCGGG harbors:
- the proS gene encoding proline--tRNA ligase; its protein translation is MSSASEKAAISPTRQEDYPEWYQQVVKASDMAEKSPVRGCMVIKPWGYALWENIMRVMDEMFKATGVKNAYFPLFIPLSFLQKEADHVEGFATECAVVTHHRLEKNAAGGLVPAAELTEPLIVRPTSETIIGDAFSKWISSYRDLPMLLNQWGNVVRWEMRTRIFLRTSEFLWQEGHTAHATEAEARERTRLMLDIYATFVEDYLAIPVIRGRKSPAETFPGAVETQCIEAMMQDRKALQAGTSHFLGQNFAKASGIRFQSREETEQYAWTTSWGASTRLIGGLIMTHGDDNGVVMPPKIASAHVVLLPIYRTDAEKSAVLAYTGELCAQLRTIRYHDRLLQVEVDDRDIGGARGWEWIKKGIPVRIEIGPRDIAKDGIMMARRDRSPKEKQFLQKTVFLESVCSVLDDIQQGLFDRALAFQKAHTRSIDDPAAFNAFFTPKNADKPEIHGGFALSHWCGEAECEARIKQELTVTIRCIPFGMPEEAGKCIGCGRPSSQRVVFAKAY
- the ispG gene encoding flavodoxin-dependent (E)-4-hydroxy-3-methylbut-2-enyl-diphosphate synthase, with the translated sequence MVLSKCGLKDAYLFPVITCMQMQIQRKSTQTVHVGNVPVGGMAPIAVQSMTNTPTQDVETTIAQIHRLEAAGCEIIRVAVPDEAAARAIRKIRQAISIPLIADIHFDHRLAIQALESGADGLRINPGNIGGKSKIRKVVEAAKNHNACIRVGVNAGSLEKDILKSCGSPTAEAMVESALRHIDLLRSMDFHQIKVSLKASDVKRTIAAYRLLSQQSDLPLHLGVTEAGGLFSGIVKSALGIGSLLLEGIGDTFRVSLTRDPVEEVRVAYEILRALDIRRRGPEIISCPTCGRCRIDLFRIAEEVEQALLTSTLDIKVAIMGCVVNGPGEAREADIGIAGGEGVGILFRKGRVVRKIPENQLVAQLLEEIRSFEKGKV
- a CDS encoding metallophosphoesterase family protein, whose protein sequence is MTQRDDRPMRFSIDPGRPILVLSDTHGRLSDAVIQKLLGAQLILHAGDIDTAETLAEIEAIGPVVVARGNMDLGGWAREIPAVRVLVVNDYCIRIVHNLAHLGELDRGEAVDLVVHGHTHTPAIETDNHTLIVNPGSASLPKLGMTPSLMRIWLRENGLEAELVVP
- a CDS encoding HD-GYP domain-containing protein, which translates into the protein MSSGLSLPLPAGRFSGGEPLSILVVDDNPVTRSVLALKLRQWGYRVAEAENGISAWELLQSSPIQMVITDWMMPDMDGMALSRRIREEITSRYTYIIVVSALDSKPDILKGLQAGIDDYLVKPIDFDHLQARMAIGKRILDLEKGLLVQNELIQQNYFQTIRMVTHLMEAFDEELGGHCRRVGQLARTIGQMHPDVHEADLPVLEAAGFLHDIGMIGLSKAIVGKRETEMTGEEKILYRAHPVQGELILSEIESLKPISRLVRHHHEQINGKGFPDGLKGETIPVLARIISAASIYDSLCHKRKVPIENIPEHLMMLKGYRIEPRLIDMLLEVNRQRIVREQNASVLELPIDELKEGMVLADHIRRPNGALVLSKDTRLSAFTIETLKRFVELAAIESAVSVYRMLP
- a CDS encoding motility protein A, giving the protein MDIATVIGLVSGTILVVAAVMVGGKPALFLDIPSLLIVGGGTIATTFIRFSMKDVFNSVKVAMKAFIYQIPPVDEVVRQMVRYAQIAKKEGLIALENQRPADDFMAKALRYLADGYDEGLIEDMLEKDIRLTVERHTIGQNVFKSMASSAPAFGMIGTLIGLVQMLSSLSEPSTLGPSMALALLTTLYGALIAYLVCIPIADKLAMRSKQEQYIKKIIREAAIYMCQGITPLVLEESLKIYLSPKDRDKINYYRVKP
- a CDS encoding flagellar motor protein MotB is translated as MKNEEEFQRQEEGASPQWIVTFADLMNLLLCFFILLLSFSETDRAKYKQVAGSMKEAFGVVKESGKTASPEGGSIVGRELDRPIQTERYQSGDRVVKNFDESVVAEKTRDLSRYVETESKGNKFIIRLQGEPTFESGSAVIRPEMIPVLRKVGEVLKYAKGDVIVAGHTDNVPIHSSIYPSNLELSVSRAVSVSQFMISNNYIQPGRLSTMGFGEYRPIASNDTSEGRARNRRVEIIVTDLFS
- a CDS encoding NADH-quinone oxidoreductase subunit J family protein; its protein translation is MSLLTILFYVIAGLIVFTTALAITRRNPVHAVLYLVISFFGTAMLFYLLGAPYLAALQLIVYAGAIMVLFLFVVMMMDVASSKRRLFPLRQWGAAAMIAFGAGIAGFLLLIRSPDAGKVLTAAQADPAEFSLHLFGSEWLSVEIASLLLLVALIGALVIAQKQAGQNAGLRRTDPSQ
- a CDS encoding EFR1 family ferrodoxin (N-terminal region resembles flavodoxins. C-terminal ferrodoxin region binds two 4Fe-4S clusters.), coding for MNRKINTLYFSPTGTTEKIVKTIADNISLTYMENLEISHIDITLPEGRKAPISFGADDMVVAGVPVYAGRVPNVLLKFLNTLSGNGATAVAVVLYGNRDYDDALIEFRDILTSNGFQVIAGGAFIGEHSFSTTLGAGRPDAHDLAAAADFASKIADKMRTPGEKSTVAVKGNHPYREYYRPKDQNGHFVSILKVVPKTSSDCIDCKHCAEVCPMGSIDASDVSRITGICIKCCACVKYCPVGAKYFDDEHYLWHKHELERTFGGIRREPEYFV
- a CDS encoding DUF4236 domain-containing protein, whose translation is MGFRFRKSIRIAPGIRINLAKKGASLSVGTRGATVNFSSRGTRTTVGLPGTGISYSESERWPNGRSAASGSRGGGIIGWLLVIVVIWLLFKIF